From the genome of Azospirillum sp. TSA2s:
TGCGCGGTGATCGACATCCGGATGCCGGGCATGGACGGTCTGACGCTGCAGCAGGAGATGATCCGGCGCGGCCTGAGCCTGCCGGTGATCGTCATCACCGGACATGGCGACGTTCCCGCCGCCGTCCGTGCCTTCCGGGCCGGCGCCGTGGACTTCCTGCAGAAGCCGTTCGACGAGGACCTGCTCATCGAGCGGGTGCGCGAAGCCTGCGAACGCGACCGGATCGAACGGCAGGCGGGCGTCGAGGCGGCGGAGATCCGTCACCGGATGACCCTGCTCACCCCGCGCGAGCGCGAGGTGGTGGAACTGGTGGCCCAAGGCCTTCCCAACAAGATCATCGCCCGCCGGCTGGACATCGGGATCCGCACGGTGGAGACCCACCGCGCCCGCGTCCTGGAGAAGATGGGCATGCGCAACGCCTCCGAACTGGCCCGCGCGCTGACGCGGCTGGAGCAGGGAAGCGCCTGATCCTCTGTCGCAGGCGCCGGACAAAACCGCTCCGGGTCAGCCGGTGAGGTGCGGGTGCAGGGCGTGCAGGATCTTCTCCGGGGTGATCGGCTGCGCGGTCAGGCGGACGGCGAAGGGCCGCAGGGCGTCGTTGATCGCGTTCATCACCGCCGCCGGCGCCCCGGCGGTCCCGGCCTCGCCGGCGCCCTTGGCGCCCAGTTCGGACGAGCGCGTCGGCGTCTCGACGTGGGCCACCTCGATGTCGGGCATCTCGCCGGCCATCGGCACCAGATAGTCGGCCATGCTGCCGTTGCGCATCACGCCGTTCTCGTCATACAGGCATTCCTCGAACAGCACGCCGCCCAGCCCCTGCACGACGGCGCCGCGGATCTGCTCGTCGACCAGCAGGGGGTTGAGCACCCGGCCGCAATCCTCGACCACCCAATGCTTGAGCAGCGTCACCACGCCGGTCTCCACATCCACCTCGACATGGGAAACCTGGATGCCGTTGGTGAAGATGAAGGGATAGTCGCGCTGGGCGTAATGGCGGGTGACCACCAGTTCCGGCTGGAAGCCGGCGGGCAGCAGATCCGGGCGGAAATGGGCGAGGCTGCCCAGCTCGGCCAGATCCATCAGGGCGACGCCCTCGGCGGTGTCGATCACCGAGCCGCCGGCGATGCGCAGCCGCTCCACCGGCAGGCCCAGATGGACGGCGGCGAACTCCAGCAGGTTGGCGCGCAGCTGCCGGCTGGCCTGGAGCACCGCCTCGCCGCCGATCCCGGCGCCGCGCGACGCCCAGGTGCCGCCGCCATAGGGGGTGGCGGCGGTGTCGCCGGTCAGCACCCGGACCCGGTCCATCGGCACCCCGACCTCGTCGGCGACGATCTGGGCGAAGATGGTCTCGGTGCCCTGGCCCTGCTCGCCGACGCCGCTGGCGCAATGGACGATGCCGGTCGGATCGAGCCGCACGGTGGCGCCGTCCTGCGAGGCGATGCGCGCGCCGCCGGTGCCGTAGAAGGCGGCGCCGGGGTTGGTCAGCTCGATCAGCACGGCGATGCCGATGCCGCGATGGATGCCCTTGGCGCGCAGCTCGGCCTGTTCGCGGCGGAGCGCGGGGAAATCCACCATCTGCTCCAGACGGGCCAGACAGCGCTGGTGGGACAGGCTCTCCAGCAGGATGCCCGACGCCCCCTTGCGGGGGAAGCTGTCGTCGGCCATCAGGTTGCGCCGGCGCAGCTCCAGCGGGTCCATTCCCAGCGTCGCGGCGGCCAGATCGACGATGCCCTCGGTCACGGCGCAGGCGATGGGGTGGCCGACGCCGCGATACTGGCTGGTCTGCACCTTGTTCTGGAACACCACGTCCAGCGTGGCGCGGTAGTGCGGATGGTCATAGGGGCCGCCGCACAGGTTGATGACCTGGTTGCCCTCCACCGCGCTGGTGCGCGGATACATCGAATAGGGGCCGATGCCGGTCAGGTCGGCGATGTCGAAGGCGAGGAAGCGGCCGTCGCGGGTCAGCGCCAGCCGGGCCTTGACCCGATGCTCGCGGGCGTGGATGTCGGTGACGAAGGATTCCAGCCGGTCGGCGACGAACTTGACCGGCCGCCCCAGCAGCACCGACAGGGCGACGGTGGCGAAATCGTCGGCGTAGGCGTGGACCTTGATGCCGAACGACCCGCCGACATCCTTGCAGAGCACCCGCACGTCGGCCTCGGGAATCCCCATCAGCCGGGCGTAGAGGTCGCCCATCATGTGGGGCGCCTGATGCGAATGGTGGACGGTCAGCCGCCGTTCGGCCGGGTTGTAGTCGGCCAGGACCGAGCGCGGCTCCAGCGTGACACCGGTGTGGCGCCCGAAATCATAGGTCTCCTCCACCACGACGTCCGCCGTGGCAAAGGCGTCGTCCACCCCGCCGCTGTCGACCTCACGGTGGAAGCACAGGTTGTCGCCCAGCTCGGGGTGGATCACCGGGGTGCCGGGGTCGAGCGCGGTGTCCATGCGGGTCACCGCCGGCAGCACCTCCCACGTGACCTCGACCGCCTGCATGGCGTCCTCGGCCTGGGCGCGGGTCTGCGCCACCACCGCCACCACCGCCTCGCCCTGCCAGCAGGCGCGGTCGACGGCCATGGCGTGCTGCGGCGGCGAGCGCATGCCGGCCAGATGGGACAGCGCGCCGACGAAGGGCGCGCAGATCTCCGCCAGTTGGCGGCCGTCGACGATGGCGACCACCCCCGGCATGTCGAGCGCCGCGGCGGCGTCGATCCGCAGGATGCGGGCGTGGGCGTGCGGGCTGCGCAGATAGGCCACATGGACCATCCGCGGCAGCTCGACGTCGTCGACATAGGTGCCGCGGCCTTCGACCAGCCGGCGGGCATTGGGGCGCGGCACGGCTCGGCCGACGATTTTTTCGACGGTGGCGGCGCGGGGGGTGATGTTGTTCATGGCTGTGCCCCCCGTGCGCCGGCCCGGCGGCACTCGCCCACGGCTTCGATGGCGTCGACGACGGCGTGGTAGCCGGTGCAGCGGCAGTAGTTGCCGGAAATATGCTCGCGGATGCGGGCGCGGTCGGCCTCGGGCTCGGCCTGCAGCAGGGCGTCGGCGGTCAGCAGCAGCCCCGCCGTGCAGAAGCCGCATTGCAGGGCGTTGCGCTCCAGGAAGGCGTCCTGGAGGTCGCGGATCGCGCCGCTTTCGGACTTGCCCTCGATGGTCTCCACCATGGCGCCGTCGGCCTGGACCGCCAGCGTCAGGCAGGAGCGCACGATCTCGTCGTCGACCACCACGGTGCAGGCGCCGCACACCCCGTGCTCGCAGCCGAGATGGGTGCCCTTCAGCCCCAGCTCCTCGCGCAGGAAGTCGCCGAGATGCAGGCGCGGTTCGATCCAGCGCTCGTACACCATGCCGTTGACGGTGATGTTGACCAGGATCCTGTCGGTCACGATTGTGCGTCCTCCGCCATGAGAGACTGGATGCCGCGGCGCAGCAGCACGCCGGCGAGGTGGAGCTTGGTCGCGGCGGCGGCGTAGAGATCGCCGGCCGGGGCCAACTCGCCGCCCAGTTCGGCCACCGCCCGGTCCAGCGCCGCAGGCTCGGCCCGGCCGGCGGCCAGCGCCGCTTCCGCCGCCCGCGCCCGCACCGGCGTGCCGCCGACGCCGAAATAGACGATCCGCGGGTCGTCCAGCCGTCCGTCCGTCAC
Proteins encoded in this window:
- a CDS encoding response regulator transcription factor; the protein is MTPDVPVIFIVDDDEAVRDALAVHLELAGLTVRLCASAAEFLAAADPDQPGCAVIDIRMPGMDGLTLQQEMIRRGLSLPVIVITGHGDVPAAVRAFRAGAVDFLQKPFDEDLLIERVREACERDRIERQAGVEAAEIRHRMTLLTPREREVVELVAQGLPNKIIARRLDIGIRTVETHRARVLEKMGMRNASELARALTRLEQGSA
- a CDS encoding xanthine dehydrogenase family protein molybdopterin-binding subunit gives rise to the protein MNNITPRAATVEKIVGRAVPRPNARRLVEGRGTYVDDVELPRMVHVAYLRSPHAHARILRIDAAAALDMPGVVAIVDGRQLAEICAPFVGALSHLAGMRSPPQHAMAVDRACWQGEAVVAVVAQTRAQAEDAMQAVEVTWEVLPAVTRMDTALDPGTPVIHPELGDNLCFHREVDSGGVDDAFATADVVVEETYDFGRHTGVTLEPRSVLADYNPAERRLTVHHSHQAPHMMGDLYARLMGIPEADVRVLCKDVGGSFGIKVHAYADDFATVALSVLLGRPVKFVADRLESFVTDIHAREHRVKARLALTRDGRFLAFDIADLTGIGPYSMYPRTSAVEGNQVINLCGGPYDHPHYRATLDVVFQNKVQTSQYRGVGHPIACAVTEGIVDLAAATLGMDPLELRRRNLMADDSFPRKGASGILLESLSHQRCLARLEQMVDFPALRREQAELRAKGIHRGIGIAVLIELTNPGAAFYGTGGARIASQDGATVRLDPTGIVHCASGVGEQGQGTETIFAQIVADEVGVPMDRVRVLTGDTAATPYGGGTWASRGAGIGGEAVLQASRQLRANLLEFAAVHLGLPVERLRIAGGSVIDTAEGVALMDLAELGSLAHFRPDLLPAGFQPELVVTRHYAQRDYPFIFTNGIQVSHVEVDVETGVVTLLKHWVVEDCGRVLNPLLVDEQIRGAVVQGLGGVLFEECLYDENGVMRNGSMADYLVPMAGEMPDIEVAHVETPTRSSELGAKGAGEAGTAGAPAAVMNAINDALRPFAVRLTAQPITPEKILHALHPHLTG
- a CDS encoding (2Fe-2S)-binding protein, translating into MTDRILVNITVNGMVYERWIEPRLHLGDFLREELGLKGTHLGCEHGVCGACTVVVDDEIVRSCLTLAVQADGAMVETIEGKSESGAIRDLQDAFLERNALQCGFCTAGLLLTADALLQAEPEADRARIREHISGNYCRCTGYHAVVDAIEAVGECRRAGARGAQP